From the genome of Loxodonta africana isolate mLoxAfr1 chromosome 4, mLoxAfr1.hap2, whole genome shotgun sequence:
ACAAGATGTGCCATACATATTTTATAGTTagttctactatttttttttttttaactttccttaAAAGCTTAGGAAGATATGATTGTCTCAGTAATTGTGTGGCACAGCACAGCCAACACTTAAATCTGCCTCCAACAAGATGGGTATTCTTTGAAAAGTCAGAAGAGCCACcgagagaggaagagaaatgcAATCAAAGGCACAGTTCACTTAAGAGGCAAAGAACTAAAGCACCATGGAATTTCAAAAAGAATCCATTAGGTGTCACCAAAGTGTTAACAATTCCTTGGGAATTTATAAACCGAAAATACCTAGACTAAAAAGACTGTCAGGCCTCTGTGTAACAACAGCACAACTTGCCCATTGTTCTCAGATAATCACTGCATAAAATGAGGTTATTTCACCTGATTTAAGGAAGGCTTCTATTGCACAGGCCATTTCTTTGGTTGGTAGGAACATACACTtttgttaaaataaatatttccgtttaaaaaaaacaacaaccctgTTACACAGTCAATTGGGTACATactttcctctttcttgctgcctCCTCCTGATAGTCAAGTAGTCCTTGAAACTGAGGATTTGGAAGTGGACTGGGTGTTTAATCACTATCTCTGTTCTACATAATATTCAACTTAtaaaagaaagggaggaagaatGGAAgtaagggaaaggaaaggaagagggaagggaaggggatgAAATGGGAAAATATACAAAGGGaagggaatggaagaaaggaagggaagggaaaggaagagcGGCTGTAACAACCATCTGCTGAGAGTCTTCTACCTGGTAAACCTCCTAGCTGACAATCAAGAAAAACAGCTGCCCCATTCTTCCCCCAAACTCcggctgaaccttgaaaaccaCCTCTGAAAAAACTACAGCTTAACGGGAGTTATTAGCAGTCATTAGACCTTGGGAACTGCCCCCGCCCAGAGAAGCTATACCAATTAGACTTTCCACTCCATGCAGGCAGAATCAGGGGGCACAAGGCCCTTCTCTGTCCAAGTTTGTAAGTCTCTTGTCAGCTCATGAGCCCCTCCTTGGCTTACTCCTCCCTTCTTTGACTAGGTTCCTACATTTTACCCACCGGGAAATCAAACCATCCTAAAATGGGCTTAACATCTCAAAACCAAATGCTTTTTAACTAGTTTACAAATACCCCTTCCTCCTCTACCACAAACTTATTACCCAACAGtcctccccagccctcagcacTCTCCGCCTCAACTCATGCCTTCTTCCAAACTTGCTCTTTACTTTCTTTGTCCATCGCCCACAAAATCCTTCACAAACTCCTCATTGTTCCTGGCTTCCTGTGCCTTTCAATTCACATGCATAGTTTcctttgacatttaaaaaaaaaaaaaaaaggtagtttcAACATAAAACAAGTATTCAGATTCCTTGTTAAGCTTTCTAAAAATTATTTGCACATCCTTAAGCTTAACATCATcatcatataattaaaatacctaaaaagaagaaaaataaaaacaacccagAGTTCAGGCTTCAAAGCACTCTAGAATGCTGCCTGATGAGCACTACAGATTCACAGCTTGGCGAGAGGTAATATCGCAGTGCTGTGACATTACAAGCTTGCTGAGTCCCTTACACAGGATGCTTAAGGTGCAGGATGCTGTGTGACCTGGCTTGAAGAACTAAGTCTCGAGATTAGAAAAGGGGGAAGACCCTCGCATCACAGGGCAAGAAAATGGCCCTCGGAAAAAAGAGACACTTGCTGCTGTTTTGTACACAGGTGAGCACGTTCCACTCACTCCAAACAGCCCACGCCGTTCCTGAGTGGCAGCAAGCCCCTCACTTTAATCGGGTTTCCACACCTCACTGAGGGCTTCTTCAAGCTTGTGCCTGTAGGCTGTGTAACGCTTCTTCAGGTTCTGGAGCTGCTCATCTTCTTCCTTGTCCAAGATGCGCAAGAAATTCTGTAGTTCTGGAAGGCTGAAGGCTTCCCACTGTGAGGGAacgcaaaagagaaaaaacaccAGGTACTTAAGTCAGAGTCGTAACTTAGGGATGCTCCTTCGGCTCACAGCCCACCGCCTCAGAAGCAGTGGTTTACACGAGCCATGTTACCAGCTATATGGATCCCCTCCACTCCCACTCACACCTCAGCTCACTGCAGTCAGCCTTCAGCTCCCAACACTCTTCCAAAATGGCTGCCACTATGGCCAAAGACCTCCATGTCCCTAATGCCATTAACCACTTTCACTCTTTACCTGATTTGATCCCCAGAAGCATTAGGAACAAGCTGCCACTACCCCCATCTTAAAACATTCTCTTCCTCGTACTTGGAGTCACCATTGACACCACCTTCTTTCCCACGTCCCACAATCAATCTTCActacaaccagttgccatccagtcagttatgactcatggctaccctatgtgtgtcggagtagaaatgtgcaccatagggttttcagtggctgaattttcagcagcagatcaccaggatattcttccaaagcacctctgggtggatacaaacctgaaccttcaacctttcatttagcagctgagcagtttgcaccacccagggacacagtCAATCTTATCACCTCCTAAACAGTTCTCCAACTTACTTTTCTTCTTCACTTCTACTGCCCCCTAGTGGTAGCCACCATCGTATTTCTCCTGGACCCCTGGGACAGCCTCTTACCCAGCCTCCTCACTCTAAGGACCTTCCCCATTTTATTCTTCGTACATGTTAAGTTCTCCAAAGAAAAGACATTATAAAATATCTTCCCCTCCACCCCCTGCAACTATcttcccctcccaccccctcaGTTTCACTTAGCCTTaacacaatatataaaaatccaaacccgctgccatccagttgattccaactcatagtgaccctataggacagagtagaactgcccccatagagtttccaaggaacacctggtggatctgaactgccaatcttttggttagcagctgtagcacttaaccactatgccaccagggtttctacaccATATACAAAGGTCCAATAAAGCAGCCTGGAACTTCATATACAATGTAAAGTTCAAAACTAAGTTAAGAGAATTCCTTCCCAGATCATGTAGCCACCTAAAATATATGCAATACTTAGAAGACCAATGTCgagaaaaataaaactgtgaGAAGACTATGCTAATGTGTCTGGTTTAAGCTTTCAGAGGAAAGGCTGCCGTATGCCAAACTGCAAAGCCAAGCTTGACTTCAGCACTGGCTTTCTCCCCAAAATAAGTCGGAATTTTAAAAGTGTCAAAACATCAGAATCAAAAGAAACTTCAAAAACGTCTTCCTAAGATACAaaaaaaagattagtccaaaggactaatggaccacatctaccatggcctccaccagacggagtccaatacaactagatggtgcccggctatcaccactgagtgctctgagaaggatcacgatagagggtcccagacagagctggagagaaatgtagaacaaaattcttactcataaaaaaagaccagccttactggcctgacagagactagagaaatcctgagagtatggcccccatacacccttttcagctcagtaatgaagtcactcctggggtttacccttcagccaaagattagacaggcccatgagacaaaacgagactaaaggagcacaccagcccaggggcaaggactagaaagtaggagagaacaggaaagctggtaatagggaacccaaagctgagcagggagagtgttgacatgttgttaaccaatgtcataaaaccatatgtgtactaactgttaaaTTAAAAacgagtttgttctgtaaaccttcatctaaagtgcaattaaaaaaaaaaaaaaatcttcctaaaACTGCTTAAGTTCTAATTTACACTTACATACAAATTTACTATTTACAAAGCAAATTTGCATACATTTCACATTTGTGACTCTAAACCACCTTTTAGAGACTTTAGTCTTACTGTACAGATTTTAAAACTGAGAACTAAGAGGTTGGAAGATTTACCCCCTAATCTAGCAAGAGGAATTGCAGAAAGAGTCCTGGTTACCTAACTTTTAACCTAGCAGCCCTATGCCCACTGCATTGAGAATTGTTCAACATGAGCAGTTCATACCATTTCCTGTTCCAGGCAGCAAACTGGTTGAGAGATTTGCTCAAGTGTCATTTAAAGTTCATAACTGATCTAGGACAGTCTAAAGTGCTTTTTCCTTCAGCCGAATTGGCCTAAATACAATCCTCCCTGGAGAGAAAACAGCAAATGATACATATGCAAACATAATTTCTTAATCATTTGACTGGGTCGGGGGGTAAAAAAAAGATTGTAGAAAGCGTCTCTTTCCTGGTAAAGAGATTGAAtttccttttatttccctttagAACAAATTAACTTAGAGACTTTTTTAAGTAGCAAACATATGGAGGGTGTCAACTTTAAAAGTTCAGCTGGATTAGAGTAATTTGGAGGTGGATGGGGTGAAAATGACTCTTTCTCTTCGGTGGAGATCATTTGCAAACTTGACTGCTTCCCACCTACGGAAATTACAGACCAGGATGACGCTGTAAAAGAATTATACTGTAGACTAACTGTAGGCTCATTTCTGACAATTCAAAAACACACAGAAAGCTTTCCTCTACTGGACTACTTCCCCACGATACAtatagacaggcagacagacactGACTCCCCCTAGCCCCCACCCTAAGTGAGTGGTGACAtcactagaaaaaaatttttttatttatttattttttttttttttagagtagagCAATAAAATGGGGTCAGCTTTCTGTATATTTGAAGGCAATAATGAACCCTCACTCACCTCTCCAATTTCATGCTCACGAAGAACAAAACTAAGGGTATCTGTTCTGGGCCCGGCTACCAAACGCAAGTAGAGCGGATGTTCCCGGTCTGAGAGCTTGCAGGCGTAGACTGAATAAGAAAACAAGCAGAGTGTTAGAGAGTATCTGATCACTCCCTAAATCACCCCCCTTTACTACCCCTTCCTCCACATAACGGTGGTGGTGTGTCGCATcatgagtcaactccgactcctaacgaccccatgtggcagaacagaactgccccgtagggctctctaggttgtaatctttatgggacacgtagccatggagtcaattctgactcataacgacccctggtggcccagtggtaaaaacgctgggctgctaaccccaAGGTCGGTGGTccgaacttaccagctgctctgctggagaaggatgtggcagtctgcttctgcaaagatttacagccatagaaaccctaaagggcagttctactccatcctataaagtccctatgagtcagatccactccacggcagtaggtttgggtttttaatctttacggaaccagATCGCTAGGTCCTTCCtcccactggtggatttgaactgccaacctttccattggcggcagagcacttaaccattgtgccactagggcccctcAGATAAAGGTAACAATTCATATTATCCCAGCCTCTGAGTCGCCATCCTCCTCATCTTATTACCAGTAGCCCATGGTCGAATGAaatctatactttttcttttctacctacctaatttttttttttaataatataaactGTGCTGTGATTAATAAAGTAGTTTTCAAGAATAATTTTAAAtggatatttatatttaaagaaaaaaaaaacccaccactgtcgagttgattccaactcatagcaaccctataggacacagcagagctgccacatagggtttccaaggatgtaaatctttacggaagcagactgccacatctttctcctgcacagccgaTGGTTGAGTTCGAACCGACGACCTTTTAGTTGggagccgagtgctttaaccagtgtgccaccagggctccttttaaatggGTAGTAGTCCTATtcaaaatggagtccctgggtggtgcaaacagttaatacactcagctgctagctgaaagtttaaaggttcgagtctacccagaggcacctcagaagaaaggcctggcaacctacttccaaaaaaattcagccactgaaaacctgatggagccattctactctgacacacatggggtcatcatgagttaagAGTTGACTCGACAAGAACCAGCTTAGTCCCAAAATACACCTATAATTAGTTCTGCTCCTCCTTTTAGAAAGCAAGATAAGAAACAACTCTGTAGGTCCTTTAATGACAGTAAAAAGATACCATCGAAAAACATGAAGTCAGAGCTCTAGGAGCAAATCTCTCTACAGATTAATATTTAGAATTAGCATCCTCACACTAAGCAATCAGAACACAAGCTCTGGTGGCTTCAAGCACAGCTATACACGTCCCCTGCTATCCATACACATGTAGGGTACGGACCCTGCCTGTGGTATTGAAAGCTTTGCCAGCCACGAGGGTAATATTTCAACAAGATGCTCTTACTGTCAGACTGTGCAGCTGAAGTCCAAGTAAGCAGGCAAAGAAGCTAGCAAGATGAAAATGCTACCCGAGCCCACCTACATTATTTTGGTATTTCCagatacaaacacatacacatctCCAGCACAAGTTCATCTTAAATGTAGGTGCAGATTTCCCTGTAAATACAAACTTCCCCATGCAGCTAAGCCTGTAGCTTCTTGCGGATAGGAACCCTGGCTTCTTCATCTTTGTAttctggaatcaactccacggcacccaacaacacccTATGGTATGTGTTCAATCAATGTTTGCCAGCTCTGCAACTTGCTGGGTTTCATTCCTGTGCAACCAGAGGACAGTCCTATCATGTCGAGGTTAGTATGTTTTCTTCAATAGCTGCTTTAGACTTTATCCAGAAAAGCCAGACAAGACTTAAATAGCTTACTTCTCACACATATACACCATTTTCAAATTGGCACTTAGGGAATAACTAAATCACTCTTGTGCACCATTGGTATCAATTTCCGCCTAACTGCTTGACCTGGAATATCTTATTCAGTATCATGCAGTAATTTAATAGTCTCTTTCTATCCACTGAATCTAAGTGTTAAGTTCAGACAGACCCCAGATCACAATGTTATTTGCCCACtttaggtgcctctggggggcAGAGTGCCAAAACGTCCCGGTGTAATACCAAGCGAGACAAGCTGAGGAAAAAGAAGAACCCAGAGCTGTGCCATTTACAGCAGTTAAGTCTGAAATGTGCTGTAATACACCCGTGTCTCTCTCCCCATCCCCAAGGTCTCACAGAGCTCAAGGCTACCACACCACTGTGTTCAGACACAAATCAAATGTGGAATGTGCTATTCAAAACTTCAGACACAGAGGCATTCATTTTTTCTTTACCGAGCATGAAAATCAAAGCTACCcccatcccccccccccaaaaaaaaacccaaagccaccCCCATGTGCACATCACAAAGCCTTCCCTAAACACCCATCACACGTGGATACCCACAATCTCCCACTCAGGAAACATTAAGTGCAGGCCCCATCACAAAGGCCTACGGGATCTGTGCCCCAGGCTCTGACATAATTCACACAGACACACCCATAAGTCTTCCTCCTGCTAAAGAggacaaaagacagaaacaaaagcAGAGACCACGTTCATTTTAAGCATGGCCAAGTACCTTGATCTTCCCTGTGGCAACGCTTATAAAGTGCAAACTTGGCAGGGCTATCAGTCACGAGGAACTTTTTGAGCAGGGCCTCAATCACTTCCCCAACAGTGTTTGTGCTGCTGATATGAAGTGTATTCATACAGCCGTTGCTACTGGAAGCGAGTTTTCCAGAATTCTGAGAAGTCTGTGGAGGTCTGCAGAGTTCCATCTGTACTTTAATGAAGCCAGTGTAAATCCCATTTGAATTCTGAAGGGGGAAGAAAAGCACAGGCTTAGGTGGGTTGACAGTGGCATTTTAGGGAAAGGgagtgtgtcttagtttcctagtgctgctgtaacagaaataccacgagtgggtggcttcaacGAAATTTAACaggaatttgttctctcacaagtttagaaggctaaaagtctgaactctgggcaccagctctagaggaaggctctctgtctgctctgggcaaAACCTTTGTCTCTGAGCCTCTCTAGCCTCTgtgttcctaggttccttggcaatctccatgtggcatctatcctTCCCCCATTTGTGCCTCCTTGCTTCTCTCTGTATCTAATCAGCTGTTTTTATATTtcaagtgattaggtttaagacataccctacactgatacagcctcattaacataacaaagataaccctactcccaaatgggactgcatccacaggtataggggtcagggttccaacacatattttggagggacacaattcaatccagtaCAGGGCTTATCAAGACAACAGGAAACTGAAATAGTCTTTCCCTTGTCCTTTTCTTTTACAGCTTGGTGGCAGAACTTCATTGGCCATTTCCTCTGAAGCAATGACCTAACAGGGAGAATAACACACCCTAGCCAAATGCTTCCAGAGGCAAGGTCTGAAGGGCAATGTGGTGACTGAAGGCTCCTTCTGATGGTGTGGCCAATGAATTCTGCCCCCTGATCGCTCCTGCCTCCTCAGCTACACGTGAAAGGTCAGGGCTCAGTTGTGAGTGTCCAGCTCCCTGGGAACCAATGCTAGCCAAACCACAATGCTTACTGGGGCTTGGGGAGTATGCCTAGGCTAAAGGCTCAAAGGAAACATCATCCTCAACTAATAACTATTACACAAAAAAGGAAGGTCACAAGACTGAAATGCCTAAGTAAACAATGAGTTGACAATAAGAAAACAGGTtatagggagagtgctgacacattgtggagaccgcaaccaaggtcatgaaacaaTCTGCAAGAATCATTGACtgaaaaattaatttgctatgtaaactttcacctaaagccaataaaaaataaagttattttcaGTCCAAGTGGCTATTATGGTATGTACTAGGTACAAATTCTGCTTACCCCGCTTTTACATGGCATTTATTCCCTATCACATGGGACACATAATGATGTATTTCAGGCATCTCAAgcaacatttttaaaacaaattctaGCTACAATGTGAACTACAGATATTATAAGCACTTGTCCTAATTTATGGTAGAGCTACAATTTTGTGAATTGCCAAAAGTAGTAATAACTGGtcttgttttcactttttttttttaattcagtatatTTAGAAAACAAAGATTGTAATGCTTTATTAAAACAAATCCTCAGGTGTTATAAATGACACAGTtcaagtaaaatattaaaaaccttTTTGTGGtccattattttcttttccttaagaCCACTTAAAATACTAATTCACTTGTTAATTCTTATAGAAAGTATGGTACAGTACTTCAAAGTTCTGTGTATGAAACCATGTGGAAACTTGTGTCTGTTTTAATCTCTATGGGGGGGGGAATATGGCAAGGGGAATTTTTCTCCTTTGATTAAAAATGtatctgaaaaaagaagaaatatcacCGGTGGAATAATGAAGAATAATCTTGGAATTATCCGACCCCATCCCCATCCTTGGTGGAGTCCCCCTGGGAAAAGGAGAGAGATCCTTTACCACAGGGGCTTATATTTAAAAGCCCCTTTCCTAAGGGTCACAGAATTCAGTGGAGCCTGTTTTAAACGGGTCACCTTGTCCTTTGCTGAACTGTGTCAGTTCACAGACaacagactgagcggcaggggtcCGAGAGCCCTGGAAACTGGCACCAAGAGATGGCAGGCACCATGTGGAAGGTCACCAAGTGGGCGGGCGAGGCACAGGCTCAGCTCAGTTCAGGGTAACATGAATACTCTTATCTTTGTTGTTAGCTCTTGTTTCATTGTCCCTAAGTCCTGTCctgtccctttctccctcctacaCCTTCACTCCCCACTGTGCTTCAAACAGTGTGGTAGAATGATGTagaaacctgtaacaacaaatggGTAGGAGGCTGAATATTACATGCCTCAgcttgaaaataaatttttaaaaaaaaattttttttttttttttcagcttacaCTGACAACCAGCTGAGAAAAATCCCAGCTCAGTTATACCGTAATCCATGGGCACAAAATCCTTTTCGTAACACTTTCAAATTTATTTACACACGCTAAAATCTGTCTGAGGTCTTGTTAAAATCTGAGTTActatatgtacacatatgtgcATACATTATGTACGAATGTGTGTACACCTACCTGCATGCTAAATAAGCACTGGTTACATTCAATGTTAAAAATCTTTGGAGGGggaatctcaattttttttctaaatcaatTTTTAAGaagtgtttcctttttttaaagccAACCCAGCAAATGATTTTGAGAATAAGGTATTTCTAAATCCAGATTTAATTTGAAAGATGCAGAAACATTCCATTTTCCTGTTTGGCATACCATGACCATTAAACCTCTGTAAATGTTATTTagagatttaaaaattattaagctATCATACCAGCAACTTACATTTGTCTTTTAACAAGTGTCAACCTAAACAGGAATGTTTTTTTGAGCGCTTACCAAGGTCATCTTCAATTTGTCTGTGACTGCTAAATTGTATTTATGAACCTTCTCTTTGATTTCCTCTTTGCTGAGGTAATTGTgggtttccttctctttctccacaTCCTAGAAGAAAAACAAGTCATGCCACACATGAgcaatcatagaaaaaaaaaaaaatgcagataaaCCAAGGTTCTTTTTACATTTCACACAAGAaccaccctggtggtgtattttACGTTgaaacacacatacagacacacacactctccTCTCCTTCCAACTCTCCAAGCTCACCCACAAATTATAGTTCATTTTCTTTTGGGATTACAGTCTTCCTGGGGAATATATCAAATAAAATTAATATGTCAGCAACTAAAAGCAACACTTCATTAAATATCATTTTGAAAAACTGTCTTGCTTAATTTCCCTTCTGCAAAAACATCATTCCCTCAGAATACCTGGCTCAGGTGGCCATTTCTGTTTTAAACAATATTTAGATATATACCAAAGGTTTTCTCTATTAACTTGATGGTCTTTTAGCTTTACAATATTTATCAGCAAAaagtatggttaaaaaaaaaccattgctgtcgagtcaattccgactcatggtgatcccatgtgtatcagagtagaactgtactccatagggttttcaatggctgtaatcttaagaatgggttccctgagtggtgcaaatgattaagcactcaactaccaaccaaaagttggtggttcaaacccactcagaggctcctcgAAAGACAAGTCTGGTGatcggcttctgaaaggtcacaaccgtgaaaaactctgtggagcagttcttctctgcatacatggagtcaccaccagtcagaactgactctaacaacaacaatcttatggaagtagatcaccaggcctttcttccacggtacagctgagtggattcaaaccaccagccttttggttactaaCCAAGTGCAAACTATatgaaccacccagggaccttagaaGTATGGTACAaaaacaagccaaacccattgctcttgagtcaattctgactcatagcaaccccattgtATGGtagttaataaatattaattggaACTATTATTGACCCATCAAACTACCAGGAGGTAGGAGGTAATTTATCTTCCAAACAAACCTCCTTGTGAAAACCCAAGTACTCAGacctccccgcctcccgcctcCCGCCTCCACACACTTATATCCCGGGCAGTCTGGGTGGAGAGTCAAGAAGGTATTTGCTAAATGCTCTTCTTATCACTGTGAAGAATTCACTAATGATCTATTATCTAGAGCTCACCCTGTCCATAACATGCTATGGCCAATACGGGATCACCACCAGCCAAACTGGCATGTTTTGTGACCCTGACAAAGCCAAGTATACCAGGCATCTGCCCTGTATCGAGTTTAATTCTCCCAACAACCTAAACAAATAGGTATTATTACTCCCAGTTTCCAGATGAAGAGATCAAGTTCTAAGTAAATTAACCTGCCAAAAGAAACTTAACTGTTAAGTGGAAGTTAATGGAACTTAGGGGCACTCTGATCCCAAAGCCCACCAACCCTAACTAGCTGAGACCTCTAAGTACTGCCACACAGGACCTCCCATTTACCCTCCCCAAAATCAGCATCCCCACTTTACAGGTAAGAATTCTGAGCCTTACAGGAGTCAAATGTCTTCTCCAAGGGCAACACAACTAGTTAAAGCGCCAAACTCCATTTTAATCCAGGTCCTCTGTGTTCTTTCCACTAAATCAGTCAGGCCCCCAAAGTTCTGGGTGTGACTGTTTTGAAAACTTAGATAAAGAAAGGCT
Proteins encoded in this window:
- the RASSF3 gene encoding ras association domain-containing protein 3 isoform X1: MSSGYSSLEEDAEDFFFTARTSFFRRAPQGKPRAGQQDVEKEKETHNYLSKEEIKEKVHKYNLAVTDKLKMTLNSNGIYTGFIKVQMELCRPPQTSQNSGKLASSSNGCMNTLHISSTNTVGEVIEALLKKFLVTDSPAKFALYKRCHREDQVYACKLSDREHPLYLRLVAGPRTDTLSFVLREHEIGEWEAFSLPELQNFLRILDKEEDEQLQNLKKRYTAYRHKLEEALSEVWKPD
- the RASSF3 gene encoding ras association domain-containing protein 3 isoform X2, whose amino-acid sequence is MDVEKEKETHNYLSKEEIKEKVHKYNLAVTDKLKMTLNSNGIYTGFIKVQMELCRPPQTSQNSGKLASSSNGCMNTLHISSTNTVGEVIEALLKKFLVTDSPAKFALYKRCHREDQVYACKLSDREHPLYLRLVAGPRTDTLSFVLREHEIGEWEAFSLPELQNFLRILDKEEDEQLQNLKKRYTAYRHKLEEALSEVWKPD